GGACATTTCCCAGGAGCGAGGCATTTTATGCATTGTAAGGCATCATTATCAATTGAGGTTTAAGTTCCACTTTTCCTGTTACAAGTACAACAGTCATCTGATGTTTCTGTTTTGAGTGAAGAAAAAGCTTCCTGGGTCCCATTGCAACTCAACTGCATTTCTTCAGCCGTTAGAGATGCGCTAAAACATTGGTCCTATAAAGAGGATGTCGTCTTACACATGCCTCTACTGTCTCCAAATGGGTTTATATTGTTGATCCCACCAAAATCTGTTGTACATTTTGAACCTCAGCTCCGAGGGTAAGGATGGAATGTTGGAAAGAAAGCTCGGATGGTGCTGGGAAGGAAAAATTGTAAGGTGACTATTAATTAGACAATGACGAAGTGAAATATCACATCACAATGGGATGGGGGCAAGTAAGAGAGAAGACATCTTAGAGGCTACTCTGATGTAACTGTTGTACCCACCAGGGAAGGGCAAAGCACGTTCCCCACTTGACTGAACCCAAGGAGCAGTGGAACTCAGAACAACCCACAATGCATATAATATCATACTGATATGTTCATTTACTCTGTATGATAATTCCATCCCTAATGCTTATCTCTCCAACGAAAATAGCATGTCAAACTGGTGGTGGTTGAAAATACCAAAGAAAACCAAAAACAGGGTATTGTGCTAAACTTTTTCTATTATCTATTTGTTGGATCAATAGCAACATGTCAAACTGAAAGGGGAACAGAAACACCACAGAGGGCTGAGCATATCAGACAAATGGACGTACTTGTTTAATGGTATGTGCTCAAATGGACCACTGGTAGGAATTGTTCCGCACAAATCATTATTTGAGACATCCCTGATAGAAGAAACACAATTCATAATTTGGCACCCATGAATATGAATTAATGACTCAAAATAAACAACACTTACACAACTTTCagggaagaaattccagcaagtgACCTTGGAATTGGCCCGGTTAAGTGGTTATCATTCAGGCGCCTGCCAAAGAAAGCAATTGACTAGTGACTTCCAAGCACAACTCCATTCTTCCTGCGAGGttctatttcaattttatcattctaAAATCTTCTTATCTTCTATGTTCTTGAAACAGAAATTCTTATTAGGATCTGGAAAAACAATATCTCTACAGTATGCCAGATTCTGAAGGATGAGCTACTGACACAAATTTGAATAAACACATAgtccaaataaaataaataatgaccaacaaacacacaaaccaaaaaaaatgcatgcatgcatacatACGTGTATAGAAACATGCAAATGTAGACATATATGTAGATACTTTAGTCAGATGCAAAATACACATATACACCCTCATATAAATCTTTACTTCCTTTGAAACTTAGATAAGATTAACAAAACTCTAACAATGTAGAACTTACAAGAATACAAGAGACTTCAACTTTCCCAATGAATGAGGAACGACACCTGTGAGATTATTGTTGTATAAGTCCAAACTAATTAGGCTCCTCAAGTTACCAAGCTCAACAGGGATTGACCCTTGGATATTATTTTTGTAAAGCTCTCTGCCAAAGGAAATGAGAAACTTCAGAATTACTACATTGAATATAGAGAGAGACAGAGATACTAAGAGAACTCTCAAGATGACATTAGGCACTCTATCAGTGAATTGTCAACGTGGTATGAGTAGGAACTAGCCAATTGAATGCTCAATTAAATGGAAGACACTAACAGAAAGGCCATGATATGTAAGAGACACTAACAGAAAGGCCATGATATGCTTACAGATACTGCAGATGTTCAAGCTTCCCCAAATCAAGCACTAGATGGCCAGACAAATTTGAGTTGCCGAGGTCCCTGCAGAAAACATAAGCAATAAGTTGCTTTAAACTCAAAATTCCAGAAAGGACAAAGAAAACCATTCCTTACTATTGAACATTGCAAAGTTGAAGCACTAATTCACAGAAGCCATATAGAAAAAAAGAGGCAGCATAGTCAAACATAGAACATCTGAATTACATATCTACTTCATTTGGCTATttcactaaataaataaataaaggaaagaagaaaaaacagaaTACTGCAATTTGATTGCCAGATATAAATAATATTGTTCTTTTATGTATCCATATCAATTAAGAATGGATAAGATATTATAGTTAGTAAGATTCTAAGAATTTGTTATATAAGCCTGCTAGCTCTGAGGTTACAGCATCGCATATGCCACCAGTTCAACCAAGAGCTGGCTGTTCCAATTTATTCAATTTTTTACATAATTGAATATGTCCTTATGAAATCAAAGAGTATTAAAATGGTGTGATCCCCCTTCCAAACCAGAAAGAGACAATTAAATTACATTCAGAAACAGTATCTcaaacaaaaggatagccatttCTCGGACGGATATAAGATGAAAATCATTCTctttgaattggaaaaaaaaatataaacccAACATAAGCGTGCATGTGAGGGGGAAATAACATGACATGGATATGTACATGTCGCAAAACCTCTTTACCCATCTCCTTTAAACAACTTTTCCCTACTTCTTGTGATTTGGTGACCATGTGTGGACGTATACATAGATATATAAATTGGCATCTTTTAAAACACATGCAAAGTCAAGATTGTTTTACCTTCCACCTATCTTAC
The Coffea arabica cultivar ET-39 chromosome 6c, Coffea Arabica ET-39 HiFi, whole genome shotgun sequence genome window above contains:
- the LOC113693680 gene encoding uncharacterized protein isoform X2 — encoded protein: MVKINKFILSLAVSIIAVIASWNPSAVTANSEGDALYSLRRSLFDPDNVLQSWDPNLVNPCTWFHVTCNQDNHVTRVDLGNSNLSGHLVLDLGKLEHLQYLELYKNNIQGSIPVELGNLRSLISLDLYNNNLTGVVPHSLGKLKSLVFLRLNDNHLTGPIPRSLAGISSLKVVDVSNNDLCGTIPTSGPFEHIPLNNTIRAFFPTFHPYPRS
- the LOC113693680 gene encoding leucine-rich repeat protein 1 isoform X1, with the translated sequence MVKINKFILSLAVSIIAVIASWNPSAVTANSEGDALYSLRRSLFDPDNVLQSWDPNLVNPCTWFHVTCNQDNHVTRVDLGNSNLSGHLVLDLGKLEHLQYLELYKNNIQGSIPVELGNLRSLISLDLYNNNLTGVVPHSLGKLKSLVFLRLNDNHLTGPIPRSLAGISSLKVVDVSNNDLCGTIPTSGPFEHIPLNNFENNPRLEGPELQGLASYETNCS